GATACAGCAGGTTTTAACTGATCAAATTCATGAACGTCCCCCTTGGGAATTGGTCCTGAAATGATCAACGGAGTTCGGGCATCATCCACCAATACCGAATCTACCTCATCTACAATGGCGTAGTTGTGGGGGCGCTGTACAAGATCATCGGGAGAGTGGGACATATTATCCCTTAAATAGTCAAACCCGAACTCGTTATTGGTTCCGTAGGTGATATCGGCGTTGTAAGCTTTTCTGCGGGAAGCAGAGTTTGGCCGGTGGTAATCTATACAGTCAACACTAAGACCGTGGAACTGGAAGAGCGGAGCCATCCAGGCGCTATCCCTTTTTGCCAGGTAATCGTTGACGGTTACCAGGTGCACGCCATTGCCGGTTAAAGCATTTAAGTACATTGGGAGCGTGGCAACAAGGGTTTTACCTTCCCCGGTTTGCATCTCGGCAATTTTACCCTGGTGCATGGCCACCCCGCCAATAAGCTGCACATCGTAGTGCACCATATCCCAGGTCACGGCTTTACCCGCCGCATCCCAGGAGTTCTTCCAAATGGCGTGGTCGCCATCGAGGCTCACGTAATCTTTTTCAGCCGAAAGTTCACGGTCATACGCAAGGGCGGTGACCTTAAGTTCGGGGTTATCTTTAAAACGTTTGGCAGTTTCCTTTACAGTGGCAAAGGCTTCGGGAAGGATCTCGTTGAGAACGCCTTCAGAAATTTCGTAAGATTTTTCTTTTAAAGCGTCTATTTCGGCGTAGATATCTTCTTTTCGGGTAATGTCTTCAGATGCATCGGCTTCAGCATTAAGATTTGTGATCTGTTCATTCACCTCCTGGAGTGCATCTTTGATCTTGGTCTTGAAAGTTGCTGTCTTTGCGCGTAGCTCATCCAGGCTTAGCGCTTCAAATTCTTTTTCGAGAGCGAGGATCTTGTTGACTATAGGCTGAATTTCCTTTATGTCTTTTTTAGACTTGTCGCCGACAAAAACTTTCAATACGGTATCTAAAAAACTCATATGTTTTTGTGGTTTTTATTATTTCAAAGTTAAGCAAAAAAAAAGCCTCAAATCTGAGACTTTTTTCTGCTTTTATTGTGGTATGCTTTTAATATTCATCTTCATTCCAGAGGTAGTCCTCATCTGTAGGGTAATCTGGCCAGATTTCCTCTATTGAATCATAGGAATCCCCTTCATCTTCAATCGCCTGCAGGTTTTCGACCACCTCCAGGGGAGCACCCGTCCTGATGGCGTAATCAATTAACTCATCTTTTGTGGCGGGCCATGGTGCATCGCTAAGATAGGATGCTAATTCTAATGTCCAATACATCGGTTAATCGGTTTAAATTTTTGCAAAAATAATTTTTTTGACGAGATAGTCAAGAAAAAAATCATCTTTTTATCACTAATTTTAAGAACGTTTTATCTACTGTAATTCCTTTAAAAATAGAGGATTTGTGCAGAAATTGGATTCAGATCAATTTAGGATTCCTTCTGTGGGATCCATTTGATTTCTTTCACCTGTAAATCATGAGACAACTTTCGTGCCAGCACAAAAAGGTAGTCACTTAGGCGGTTGAGATACTGCAGCACCTGCTCCTCAAAAGGTTCAATTTCATAGAGAGCTGTGGCCAAACGCTCGGCCCTGCGGCACACACAGCGGGCTACGTGACAAACTGACACGGTTTGGTGTCCGCCCGGAAGTATAAAGTGTGTCATGGGCGGCAATTCTTCGTTCATCTTATCAATTTCCTGCTCCAGGAGCTCGATATCTTCCGAAGAAATTCGCGGAATATTAAGGCGTTCTTTGCCATTTTTGAGCACCGCTTTTTCAGGATCGGTGGCAAGTATGGCCCCAAGAGTGAACAAACGGTCTTGTATCTTAATAATGATCTCGCGGCTGTGTTCATCTACCTGCTGGTCTCGCATAAGGCCCAGGTGAGAGTTGAGCTCATCTACGGTGCCGTAACTGTCAATGCGAATATGGTGTTTTGGGACCCGGGTGCCGCCAAATAACGCAGTGGTTCCCTTGTCGCCTGTTTTGGTATAAATCTTCATCTTTTTTGGTTTAAAAGCTTCCTGTTTGAAGGGAGCCTAAAGTAAGAAAATAAAGAGGGCTTTAAAAATTGGATTGGCAGAAGTAAAACTTTAGGATTTTTTTTCTGAAGAGGTTCCAAAAATGGCATTTTTGACAGGTATTCCTTAAGATGTTTTCCTTAATACACAATGGGAATATATTGAAAATAAAGGCTGAAGGTTTTAGTTTTTTTCTGCTGAAGAATTCTGAAGTTTGTCTTTTCTTTTCCTGCCGAATTTCTTCCGAATGTTTTTGCCCAGAGAACGCCGCCATTCCAGCTCTTTTTTTCTACGTTTTCGGCTTCTAATCCACAGGAAAAAGGCCACACAAACACATAGCAGTGCCAGGTACAAAAAGAGTTCGTTATTCCAGAATTCATTCATGGCGCACAGTTTTCAGATGATAATTTACCAAATCATCTCTTTAGCCTGTACTTACAAACTGTTAATTCGTTAGCTGCAGATGCTATTTCTCCCTGTTCTTTCTTTCGTGGTAGCGGTTCCTGAAACTTCGGTGTTTCTTGTGCTCCCGTCTCTTTTTCGACTGATTCCTGTTCCACAAAAAGAAAGCGAGAAACACTGCGATAAGGATGATGTAGAGTAGAGTATCGCTATCGAAAAATGACATTTTTTGTTAGTTAAGAGTTCGGGTACCGGGTATTTTTTTTGACAACTAATTATTAAACACTAAGAACTTCTTTCCGTTCGTCGCTTTCAATCATTCCGTCGCGAAGGCGTATAACGCGATGGGCGTGCCGGGCAATATCTTCTTCGTGGGTTACCAGAATTACGGTGTTGCCTGCGGCATGAATTTCATCAAAAAGGCTCATGATCTCGACAGAGGTTTTGGAATCAAGGTTCCCGGTAGGCTCATCGGCAAGAATGATGGAAGGTTTGTTGACGAGCGCGCGTCCCACAGCAACCCTTTGCCTCTGCCCTCCCGAAAGCTGGTTTGGCTTGTGATCCATCCGGTCGGCCAGGCCAACATCTGCAAGAACTTTTTCGGCGCGTTCTTTTCGCTGACTTTTAGTAGCTCCGGCGTATATCATTGGGAGTGCCACATTTTCAAGGGCACTGGTGCGCGGCAGGAGGTTAAAGGTCTGGAAAACAAAACCAATCTCCTTATTCCTTATCTCGGCGAGTTCGTCGTCACTCATCTGGCTCACGTCCTTTCCGTTAAGGATATACTGGCCCGAAGTAGGAGTGTCAAGGCAACCCAGGATGTTCATCAGGGTTGATTTTCCCGAACCTGAAGGCCCCATAAAGGCTACATATTCTCCTTTGACAATATCGAGGTCGATACCTTTAAGGACTTTTACAATTTCCTGACCCAGGTGAAAATCCCGGGTAATTTGCCTGATCTTGATTACGCTGCTCATAAAAAATCTGAATTCATTAGAATTAGACGCAAGGTAAGGGAGTTTGTTACATTTATTAATAAGCAAAAGGGGGATTTGAATATTTGAAGATTGGAAATTCATTTGCTATCTAAGTCCTCCGTTTCTCTCTTTGTAAAGTTAAAGGCAAACAACCAGTAGTTAACAGCTTTTTAAATCCCTGCCTACTAAATACTGCCTACTGCAAACTTATCATACCCGAATTACGAAATGTTCCTTCTCCTGTTCCCTTCTGAAAAAAACCAGTCCCCATTGAAAAGTGTCTATAGAAACCTTCACTTTTGGATGGGCTTTTATCTCTTCCCAGGCTTCTTCCATGCCTTTTGACCAGTGGATGTCGTCGAAAATCATGACGCTATCATTATGAACTGTGGGAAGTAACTTTTTAAAATAAGAAAGAGTGGCTTCTTTTTGGTGATTGCCGTCGATATAAATCAGATCGTAGTTTGGAGTTCGGAGTTCGGAGTTAGAGGTTTGTTGTTTGTGGTTTGTGGTTTGTGGTTGTTGTTGGGTTGACAGTTGTCGGATCTCAGTTGTCGGTTGATGGATCACGGATTGCGGATCCGCGCCAACTGTTTGGGGATATTTGGTGTGGGAAGCATTGGGATTTGGTGCTTGGTGCTTGGGCCTTTCCTCCGTCCACTGCCCACGGACCACTGGATTTTCTTCAAATCTCCCAATCTTCAGCTGAATATTGTTTAATCCAAATTCCTCAAATTTCTCCTTTGCTATCGCAGCTGTTTCAGCGCATCCTTCAATAGTGATGATCTTGACCTTATTTCCTGCTGCCATAGCTGCTGTACCCAGGCCGAGGGAAGTGCCCAGCTCAAGTGCCGTATCTGCTTTTAAATACCTCACCAACCTATTAAGGAGTCGGGCGCGTTTGGGGGAAATGCCTGTATTTTTTGCCATTTTTGACACTTCACGTGCGCTGGTTTTAAATACCCTGCTTCCGGCACCAAAATCTGTAATATGAATTGTTCTTGTATTTTTCTGCAGGGAGTTTCGGTGTTTTTTCAGAAGGGCATAAGCTGCATATTTCTTCCTGTCATAGAAACACCTGGTCACAAGGCCGTATACAAACGGCGAATGCACTCCATGCTGATTGGTGGAGCGGAGGAGAAACTTTATGTAGGCGAAAACAATGAACAATTAGCAATAAACAATTATCAATTATCAGGAAAAAATATTAAGAAGCATCAATAAATTTCAAATTACAAGCACCAAATTCCAATCTTGCTATTACCTTAAACTTCCCTGATTAGTGTTGACCGGTTTTAGATATTAATTTTCATTATCAAAAATAGTAATAATTGGTCTTTCTTCTGTTTTGAGGGTTGACCAATAACTAATGAACTCTTCAGGGTTTCTTTTCTCTAAATGATCATGGGATCTTTTGGTGTTATAATTTTTTACTGCTTTGTTCACCTGGTTCTTGAGTTGGCTAAAGGATTGTGGCTTCCAGTGATCCAGATACTCCTCTTTTATTGTTCTATTGATCCTCTCGGCATATGCATTGTCCTGAGCACTTAAGGCCATACTTATAGTGGTCGTATTTGATTGTAAGAGTTCAGTATAAGATTTGTACGTATACTGGCTTCCTCGATCTGAGTGATGGATCTTAGGAGCTTTGTTTTGTTTTAAAGCCATCTTCAAAGCTTTTAAATTTGCTGTCCCTCTCATATGATCAGAGACTTCATAACCGACTATTTTCTTGGTGTAAACATCAATTATAAATACTGCATAATAAAATTTGTCTCCTACCCGATAGTAAGTAATATCGCTTTGCCATACTACCGAAGGTGCATTGATCTTTATTCCTTTAATTTTATTCGGATAGTAGATATTACCGGCAATGGTTGTGCGTCTATAATTCTTCTTTCTTTTGAGACGATAACCTAATTGCATAAAAGTCTCTACAAAACGATCTCTCCCAATAAAATCAGGCTTTAAAGTATAGTACATTTTTTCCACCCCACAACCAGGATGATCTCTACGAATATCATCAGCTTCAGACATTAATTCCATCAAACGATGATCAAAAATTCTTTGTCTTCTAGCATATTGATGGACAGCTTGTTTACTGATCCCAATGCCTTCATAGAATTGATTCATGGAATAACTCACTTTTTCTTTGTTTTTCCTGAACCAGTTGATTGTGGGGTGCTGTAGTTTTTTTTAATGTCGATATCGAGTTCTGACTTAGCCAGTTCGATCATCTTTTCTAAATAATCCAACTGTATCTGTTTACGCCCTAAAGCTGCTTCCAGTTCCTTGTTTTTGGCCTCCAGCTCTTGCATCTTTTTACTGCTACTGTCTTTCATTTCTACAACTCTATAACCTTTCTCGTTAAAGGTAGAAAATTTATGAATCCAGTTATAGATCATAGACCGTGACATTCCGTGAAGCTTAGACAGTTGAAATACACTGTACCTGCCACTTTCATAATCATTCACAATTTGTCTTTTGAACTCATCGGAGAATTTCCGATGTTTACTGAGCAATCGAATATTTGACTTCATGTAAGTTGATTTTATGGTCAACCTATATCAGGGACGTACACCTTGAACCTTGAACCTTGAACCTTGAACCTTGAACATTGAACATTGAACCTTGAATCTTGAACTTTGAATTAGCCAGCGGCTTTATCTCCCAATTCAAACCACCGCTCGGTTTTCTGCTCGATCTCGTTTTCTATTTTACTCAGTTCTACCGAAGTTTTAGTGATCTCATCGGGGCTTAAGTCTTTAAGGAATTTTTGCTGTACTTCTTCTTTTTTCTTTTCCAGGTTATGGATTTCTTTTTCCAGTTTGTTGTATTCTTTCTGCTCGTTATAAGTGAGTCCGGCGCTGGTGCTGCTTTCTTTCTTCCATGCTTTTTTATCGGAAGGAGCTTCGGGTTTTTCAGAAGGCTCAGAAATCGAACTGGCCTCATACTCCCGGTAATCGGTATAATTTCCGGGGAAATCCTCAATTTCAGCTTGTCCTTTAAAAACAAAGAGGTGATCTACGATCTTATCCATAAAATAGCGATCGTGAGAAACCACCACAAGACAGCCGGGAAAATCGAGCAGGAAGTTTTCCAGCACGTTGAGGGTCACGATATCCAGGTCATTTGTAGGCTCATCCAGGATAAGAAAATTGGGATTCTGAATTAATACCGTGCACAGGTAAAGCCTCTTCTTTTCTCCTCCACTCAGTTTTTCCACGTAATCGTACTGCTTCTTACGGTCAAAGAGGAAACGCTCAAGCAGCTGCTGGGCAGAGATCTGCCGGCCTTTCTTCAGGGGAATAAAATCCCCAAACTCCCTAATCACATCAATCACCTTCTGTCCTTCTTTAACTTCAATTCCGCGTTGGGTGTAATATCCAAACCTTATGGTTTCTCCAATAGTGATCTTACCCGAATCTGGAGGAATGCTGCCGGTGAGGATGTTCAAAAAAGTGGATTTTCCGGTTCCGTTTTTTCCGATAATGCCAAGCCTGTCGCCCGGCTGAAAATTGTAGTCGAATTTTTCCAGCAGCTGTAAATCGCCAAAACTTTTGGAAACATTATGGAACTCGACGATCTTATTTCCCAGCCGTTCCATATTGATCTCCAGTTGCACCTGGTGGTCGTTGCGGCGTTTTGAGGCACGGTCTTTTATTTCATAAAAATCGTCTATACGCGATTTTGATTTGGTGGTGCGGGCTTTGGGTTGCCGGCGCATCCAGTCCAGTTCCTTCTTAAAAAGCTGTTTGGCCTTATCGGTATTGGTTTGCTCCAGAGCAATGCGTTCATTCTTCTTGCTTAGGTAGTAGGAGTAGTTTCCTTTATATGTGTAAAGGTTCCCGTCCTCGAGCTCCACGATTTCATTGCATACACGTTCCAGGAAATAACGGTCGTGAGTAACCATAAAAATGGTGAAGTTCTCTTTGCGGAAGAATTCCTCCAGCCACTCGATCATATCGAGGTCGAGGTGGTTGGTAGGTTCATCCATGATGATAAGGTCGGGTTTGTTGAGGATCATCGATGCCAGGGCGAGGCGTTTTTTTTGTCCGCCGCTAAGACTTCCTACCAGGGCATGAAGATCTTCGAGCTTCAGTTTAAAAAGGATCTGTTTATAGGTAGTTTCAAAATCCCAGGCCTGGTGTGCATCCATCTGTTCAAAAGCCTTTTGATAGGCATCGGAATCTTCAGGATTTTCGAGAGCTTTTTCGTAGCGTTCAATGACCTTGAGGATCTCATTATCTGAAGCAAAAATGGTTTGTTCTATGCTGAGTTTTGGGTCAAGATTAGGTTCCTGCGGAAGGAAAGCAACAGTGATGTCTTTGCGATACACCACATTGCCTGCATCGGGAGTATCGTCGCCCGAAAGAATATTTAGAAGGGAAGTTTTTCCGGTGCCGTTCTTGGCTACAAAACCCACCTTGTCTCCTTCATTGATTCCGAAGGAAAGATTTGAAAAAAGTTCTCTTTCCCCGTAAGCCTTGGCTACATTTTCTACAGATAAATAATTCACGCAGTTATTTTTGGCAAAAGTAGGTATTTCGATGATCAATTAACAATTAAGAATTAGCAGAGGGATTTGAAAATTTGGAGATTTGAAAAGGAAATTGAGGGCTGCCAATCTCACACGGGGCTATCCGGTATAAAATCTTACTCCTTACTTTAGCCTTCTGCCTTTGATTAACAGTAATTAACAAACTAGTAGTGCAATTATTTTATTATTAACGTTCAAGACCTATATTTGTCTCTAACTATTAGTCCCAAATGAGTATCAGGCAATTACTTGTTATTGTTAGTGTTTTGTTTTTTGTTTCTTCCTGCGTGCCCACAAAACGCTTAATGTATCTGCAGGAAGATGCCAAAGAGACCGACAGTTTAATTTCTGTAGAAAGAATTCAGAAGCCTTACAGGATACAGGTAAATGACCTGCTGAGTATCAGGGTCAAGGCCATAGACCAGGACGTGGTGGGCATGTTCAATCCCATTGGAGAGCAAAACCCAAATGCCACGGGTGAAGAAAGGCTGTATTATGACGGATTTTTAGTGGATGCCCATGGAAATATCAGGGTTCCCACTTTGGGCGAAGTGAATGTACTTGGGTTTACGGTAGAGGAGGTGAGAGAGAAGATAGAAAAAGCCCTTTTAGACAAGTATTTCAAGGAGCAGGCAAACATTTTTGTCACGGTAAAACTGGCGGGAATACGGTATACCACCATTGGTGAGATAGGTTCGGGGAGCCAGGTAATTTATAAAGAGCAGGTGACCATTATGGAAGCTATTGCCAATGCCGGGGATATTTCTGAATTTGGCGACAGGACCGATGTGGTAATCGTGCGACAGTACCCGGGCGGGGAGAAAAGGCACCATATTGACCTTACCAGCATAGACGCGATGAAATCGCCGTATTACTATATTCAGCCCAACGACCTTATCATAGTGAATCCGCTTCCGCAGAAAGCCCTTGGCCTTGGTACTACCGGCCTTGAAGCTTTTCGCACCGTTACAACGATCCTGGCGTTTGTAACTTCAACAATATTATTAATTACCCGGTGATGTATGGCACATGAAGATGATCATATTAGTGATGTAGGCTCTACCTTTGATTTTAAAGGTTTTGTGCTGAAAGTTTTTAGTTACTGGCAGTTAATTCTGCTGTCGGTAGCCATAAGTCTGGGAGTGGCTTATTACAACAATGTAAGGAAACTTCCGGTTTACCAACTTGGTAATTCCATTTCCATAAAAGACGATCAAAACCCCTTTTTTACCAGTAATACCAGCCTTACCTTTAACTGGGGCGGCACTTCAGACAAGGTTAACACAGCGATGACCATACTCAGGTCGCGGTCGCACAATGAAGAGGTGGTAGAGCGCCTTCAGTATTATATTGCTTATCAACAGGATGGGGAATATCAGCGGGTGAATG
This Salinimicrobium tongyeongense DNA region includes the following protein-coding sequences:
- a CDS encoding ABC transporter ATP-binding protein; the protein is MSSVIKIRQITRDFHLGQEIVKVLKGIDLDIVKGEYVAFMGPSGSGKSTLMNILGCLDTPTSGQYILNGKDVSQMSDDELAEIRNKEIGFVFQTFNLLPRTSALENVALPMIYAGATKSQRKERAEKVLADVGLADRMDHKPNQLSGGQRQRVAVGRALVNKPSIILADEPTGNLDSKTSVEIMSLFDEIHAAGNTVILVTHEEDIARHAHRVIRLRDGMIESDERKEVLSV
- a CDS encoding ABC-F family ATP-binding cassette domain-containing protein; translated protein: MNYLSVENVAKAYGERELFSNLSFGINEGDKVGFVAKNGTGKTSLLNILSGDDTPDAGNVVYRKDITVAFLPQEPNLDPKLSIEQTIFASDNEILKVIERYEKALENPEDSDAYQKAFEQMDAHQAWDFETTYKQILFKLKLEDLHALVGSLSGGQKKRLALASMILNKPDLIIMDEPTNHLDLDMIEWLEEFFRKENFTIFMVTHDRYFLERVCNEIVELEDGNLYTYKGNYSYYLSKKNERIALEQTNTDKAKQLFKKELDWMRRQPKARTTKSKSRIDDFYEIKDRASKRRNDHQVQLEINMERLGNKIVEFHNVSKSFGDLQLLEKFDYNFQPGDRLGIIGKNGTGKSTFLNILTGSIPPDSGKITIGETIRFGYYTQRGIEVKEGQKVIDVIREFGDFIPLKKGRQISAQQLLERFLFDRKKQYDYVEKLSGGEKKRLYLCTVLIQNPNFLILDEPTNDLDIVTLNVLENFLLDFPGCLVVVSHDRYFMDKIVDHLFVFKGQAEIEDFPGNYTDYREYEASSISEPSEKPEAPSDKKAWKKESSTSAGLTYNEQKEYNKLEKEIHNLEKKKEEVQQKFLKDLSPDEITKTSVELSKIENEIEQKTERWFELGDKAAG
- a CDS encoding transposase, with product MKSNIRLLSKHRKFSDEFKRQIVNDYESGRYSVFQLSKLHGMSRSMIYNWIHKFSTFNEKGYRVVEMKDSSSKKMQELEAKNKELEAALGRKQIQLDYLEKMIELAKSELDIDIKKNYSTPQSTGSGKTKKK
- a CDS encoding polysaccharide biosynthesis/export family protein is translated as MSIRQLLVIVSVLFFVSSCVPTKRLMYLQEDAKETDSLISVERIQKPYRIQVNDLLSIRVKAIDQDVVGMFNPIGEQNPNATGEERLYYDGFLVDAHGNIRVPTLGEVNVLGFTVEEVREKIEKALLDKYFKEQANIFVTVKLAGIRYTTIGEIGSGSQVIYKEQVTIMEAIANAGDISEFGDRTDVVIVRQYPGGEKRHHIDLTSIDAMKSPYYYIQPNDLIIVNPLPQKALGLGTTGLEAFRTVTTILAFVTSTILLITR
- a CDS encoding IS3 family transposase, translating into MNQFYEGIGISKQAVHQYARRQRIFDHRLMELMSEADDIRRDHPGCGVEKMYYTLKPDFIGRDRFVETFMQLGYRLKRKKNYRRTTIAGNIYYPNKIKGIKINAPSVVWQSDITYYRVGDKFYYAVFIIDVYTKKIVGYEVSDHMRGTANLKALKMALKQNKAPKIHHSDRGSQYTYKSYTELLQSNTTTISMALSAQDNAYAERINRTIKEEYLDHWKPQSFSQLKNQVNKAVKNYNTKRSHDHLEKRNPEEFISYWSTLKTEERPIITIFDNEN
- a CDS encoding DUF2795 domain-containing protein — encoded protein: MYWTLELASYLSDAPWPATKDELIDYAIRTGAPLEVVENLQAIEDEGDSYDSIEEIWPDYPTDEDYLWNEDEY
- a CDS encoding O-methyltransferase is translated as MHSPFVYGLVTRCFYDRKKYAAYALLKKHRNSLQKNTRTIHITDFGAGSRVFKTSAREVSKMAKNTGISPKRARLLNRLVRYLKADTALELGTSLGLGTAAMAAGNKVKIITIEGCAETAAIAKEKFEEFGLNNIQLKIGRFEENPVVRGQWTEERPKHQAPNPNASHTKYPQTVGADPQSVIHQPTTEIRQLSTQQQPQTTNHKQQTSNSELRTPNYDLIYIDGNHQKEATLSYFKKLLPTVHNDSVMIFDDIHWSKGMEEAWEEIKAHPKVKVSIDTFQWGLVFFRREQEKEHFVIRV
- a CDS encoding cob(I)yrinic acid a,c-diamide adenosyltransferase; amino-acid sequence: MKIYTKTGDKGTTALFGGTRVPKHHIRIDSYGTVDELNSHLGLMRDQQVDEHSREIIIKIQDRLFTLGAILATDPEKAVLKNGKERLNIPRISSEDIELLEQEIDKMNEELPPMTHFILPGGHQTVSVCHVARCVCRRAERLATALYEIEPFEEQVLQYLNRLSDYLFVLARKLSHDLQVKEIKWIPQKES